The DNA sequence GCTGGCGGGACATGGAGGTGTTCCTCCAGCTGCTGCCGCGCTCCTCTACCGGCGAACGCATGAACCCCTACACGTCGTTCTGGACCGGGGTGACGAGCGGGGACGGCCCCGAGGAGTTCCATCTGGTGCTGGTCGACAACGGCCGCACCAAGGTACTGGCAAGCGAGTTGGGCCGCGAAGCGCTCCACTGCATCCGCTGCAGCGCCTGCCTCAACGCCTGCCCGGTCTACGAGCGGACCGGCGGGCACGCCTACGGCTCCGTCTACCCGGGGCCCATCGGCGCAGTCCTCACCCCGCAACTGCGCGAGCTAGCCCGGTTCGAAACGCTGCCCTTCGCCTCCACCCTTTGCGGCGCCTGCTTCGACGCCTGCCCGGTGAAGATCGACATCCCCAGGCTGTTGGTGCATCTGCGCGGCAGGGTTGTTGCCCAGAAGCAGGCACGGCGAGGACTTGCCGGCCTGCCGGAGGCGTTGGCGATGCGCGCCTCTGCCCGTCTGTTCGGCGACCCCCGAATCTACGCGCTGGCCCAGCGAGCCGGCCGCTTGGCGCAGAGGCCGTTCGTGCGGAACGGCGTGATCGAGCGCCTGCCGGGACTCGGGGCTTGGAGCAGCACCCGCGACCTGCCGGCCCTGCCGCGGGAGTCGTTCCGCGAATGGTGGCGCCGCCGGGAACGAACAGCTGCGAACGGGCGGGCAGGTGAAGGCCCGCGCGACCGGACGGGCACGGATGCACCACATGGGGTGGATGGGTGAGCGCCCGCAGCCGCATCCTCGAGCGCATCCGGGCGGCGACCGGCCCGCAAGTGGACGGGCTCGATAGTGACGAGGTCAGCCGTGACTATCTGATGGAGGACGACGGCGACCGGGAAGCGCGGGTGCGGAGGTTCACCGAGGTGGTGAGCGACTACCGCGCACGGGTTATCCGGGTGACGGAGGCAGAGGTGCCGGCGTCCGTCGCCTTGGCCTGCGAACGCCGAGGCGCCCGTAGGCTGATCGTGCCTGAAGGCTTCCCCGAGGAGTGGCTGCCGGGTACGGTGGAGCGACTCCCCGACGACCTGGGCAACGAGGAGCTGTCCACGGCCCACGGCGTGCTCACCACCTGCGCGCTGGCCATCGCCCAGACCGGCACCCTAGTCCTCGACGGCGGGCCGGGCCAGGGCAGGAGGGCTGCCACTCTGCTTCCGGACTTCCACCTGTGCGTCGTCCGGGCGTCCCAGATCGAAGGTATCGTTCCCCAGGCGGTCGCTCGGATCGAGGGTTCGATCGCGGCCGGTCGGCCGGTTACCTTCATCAGCGGCCCGTCCGCGACCTCGGACATCGAGCTGAGCCGGGTCGAGGGCGTGCATGGGCCGAGGACCCTCGAGGTGTTGGTGGTGGACGAGTCGGTCGACTAGCGATAGTCCAGCCTCTCTCCATCCCGAGTCGAGATGTCCTCACTGTTCAGGTCCATTGAAGGTAGCACAGGACGCGGCAGGACTAGGAGTTCAGGAGCGCGGCTGGTACCACCGCAATGCCGTCGGAGCGGCGATAAGCATCCTTGCCGGGTGTGACGACAAGCGAGTCAAGCAGCCTGTTCCCGATCCGGTCCCTCAGCCAGGTCAGGTGTCGAACGTCCTCGTCTCTCACCAAGGGCGACAGTTTTACCTCGATTGCGATCACGCGCCCGTCGTCACGTTCGACTATCAGGTCGATCTCATGGTCCCCGTTCTTCGTTCTTAGGTGGTAGACGTTCGCCTCGTTCCGTTGGGAGTAGACGCGCAGGCTTTGGGTCACCAGTGACTCGAACAAGCGCCCAAGGAGGTCGCCACCACGGAAGGCGTCCGGCCCGGCCTCCTCTCCCGCCAGCAGGCTCTGCAGCCCAAGACCCAGCAGCCTGGCGGCCAGAGCGGGGTCGGTGAGATGGTGCTTTGGCGCCTGACCGAGTCGACTCAAGCCCCTGCTGCCGGGTAACCAGGCTGGCAGTGGGTCGAGAATCCAGAGGTCGGTTAGGACCTGCCGGTACGCCTCGGTGGTGGATCGAGCCGGTTTATCTGCCTCACCCGGCGTTGCGGCATCGAGTATCCGATTGTACGAGGCCGAAGTAGCGGTGGCCGCTGCGTAGGATCGCAGCCAAGCCAAGAGAGCCTCGCGCCTGCGCACGGTTCGGCCCTGCTCTTCGAAGTCGCGCTGCGAGATCCTCTGTAGATATCCATCCAGGAGCAGCTTCCGCGCTCTCGCTGGGCTCTCCCTTATCCCCGGGAAGCCGGAGGAAACGATCTCACCAACGTAGTCTCGCAGCCCAAGTACCGAACTTTGACGAAGAGGCTCCTTGGACCCTGTGAGCAGTTGCGACAAGGAGATGGTGGCCGGTTCGAGCTGTCGTTCCGCGAGTGACATGGGGCGCATGCGAAGCGTGATGAAACGGCCGGCGCCCGAATGAACTGGGGCTTCAATTGGAGCGGCGCTGCCGGCGAGAAGGAAGCTTCCGGGAGCGGTACCGCCATCAACCGCCCGCCTTACCCAATCCCAAACCTGGGGCAGTCGCTGCCACTCATCCAGCAGCACAGGTTTCGGGTCGTCGTTAAGTCGATCGGGATCGGCCTCGAGGAGGGTTCGCTGCCGGGGATCGTCGATCGTGTAGATTGTGCTCGCGCGGCGTGCGAGCGTTGCGGTCTTGCCAATGCCCTTGGGCCCCTCAACGGCTATGGCTGGAGCGCCATCGAGAAG is a window from the Trueperaceae bacterium genome containing:
- a CDS encoding LutB/LldF family L-lactate oxidation iron-sulfur protein; translation: MSRLELPVLPFPVAAREALQDSQLRRNLGKATRTIRAKRLALTEELPDWEALREAGKRIKAHTMRNLAHYLEQLEERVTGAGGKVHWAEDAAEANRIVSELVAASGARQAIKVKSLTTDEIRLNDALEAAGIEAIETDLAELIIQLAGESSSHILVPAIHKNRSEIRELFARTLGETDLSDDPSDLTRAARSFLRQRFLSSTVGISGANFGIAQTGTICVVESEGNGRMCTTLPRTLITVMGIEKVVPRWRDMEVFLQLLPRSSTGERMNPYTSFWTGVTSGDGPEEFHLVLVDNGRTKVLASELGREALHCIRCSACLNACPVYERTGGHAYGSVYPGPIGAVLTPQLRELARFETLPFASTLCGACFDACPVKIDIPRLLVHLRGRVVAQKQARRGLAGLPEALAMRASARLFGDPRIYALAQRAGRLAQRPFVRNGVIERLPGLGAWSSTRDLPALPRESFREWWRRRERTAANGRAGEGPRDRTGTDAPHGVDG
- a CDS encoding lactate utilization protein C: MSARSRILERIRAATGPQVDGLDSDEVSRDYLMEDDGDREARVRRFTEVVSDYRARVIRVTEAEVPASVALACERRGARRLIVPEGFPEEWLPGTVERLPDDLGNEELSTAHGVLTTCALAIAQTGTLVLDGGPGQGRRAATLLPDFHLCVVRASQIEGIVPQAVARIEGSIAAGRPVTFISGPSATSDIELSRVEGVHGPRTLEVLVVDESVD
- a CDS encoding DUF4143 domain-containing protein — its product is MNKYLPRIVDAELNDLLDGAPAIAVEGPKGIGKTATLARRASTIYTIDDPRQRTLLEADPDRLNDDPKPVLLDEWQRLPQVWDWVRRAVDGGTAPGSFLLAGSAAPIEAPVHSGAGRFITLRMRPMSLAERQLEPATISLSQLLTGSKEPLRQSSVLGLRDYVGEIVSSGFPGIRESPARARKLLLDGYLQRISQRDFEEQGRTVRRREALLAWLRSYAAATATSASYNRILDAATPGEADKPARSTTEAYRQVLTDLWILDPLPAWLPGSRGLSRLGQAPKHHLTDPALAARLLGLGLQSLLAGEEAGPDAFRGGDLLGRLFESLVTQSLRVYSQRNEANVYHLRTKNGDHEIDLIVERDDGRVIAIEVKLSPLVRDEDVRHLTWLRDRIGNRLLDSLVVTPGKDAYRRSDGIAVVPAALLNS